A section of the Phycodurus eques isolate BA_2022a chromosome 4, UOR_Pequ_1.1, whole genome shotgun sequence genome encodes:
- the LOC133401194 gene encoding myelin basic protein-like isoform X2, whose protein sequence is MASASSSAQAAFGLGRRKKNPGVLDQIGKFFGGDKKKKSKGSFRGALSPAPQKASATSPRKRGPENAVVHFFRTIVSPAPPKSRWRGLAAKIGLGDQKSQSAKAKRSSGGDGKGTLTRIFKM, encoded by the exons ATGGCATCGGCAAGCAGCTCCGCACAGGCCGCCTTCGGTCTGGGCCGCAGGAAGAAGAACCCCGGCGTTCTGGATCAGATTGGAAAATTCTTTGGAggggacaagaagaagaagagcaag GGGTCTTTCCGTGGGGCCCTCTCTCCCGCCCCCCAGAAAGCGTCTGCCACGTCCCCTCGTAAGCGGGGGCCAGAGAATGCGGTTGTACACTTCTTCCGTACCATC GTGTCTCCCGCCCCCCCAAAGTCAAGG TGGAGAGGACTAGCAGCCAAGATAGGTCTG GGTGACCAGAAGTCTCAGTCTGCTAAAGCCAAGAGGTCCAGTGGAGGGGACGGCAAAGGCACCCTGACTAGGATCTTCAAAATG TGA
- the LOC133401194 gene encoding myelin basic protein-like isoform X4 codes for MASASSSAQAAFGLGRRKKNPGVLDQIGKFFGGDKKKKSKGSFRGALSPAPQKASATSPRKRGPENAVVHFFRTIGDQKSQSAKAKRSSGGDGKGTLTRIFKMGSRSSSPARR; via the exons ATGGCATCGGCAAGCAGCTCCGCACAGGCCGCCTTCGGTCTGGGCCGCAGGAAGAAGAACCCCGGCGTTCTGGATCAGATTGGAAAATTCTTTGGAggggacaagaagaagaagagcaag GGGTCTTTCCGTGGGGCCCTCTCTCCCGCCCCCCAGAAAGCGTCTGCCACGTCCCCTCGTAAGCGGGGGCCAGAGAATGCGGTTGTACACTTCTTCCGTACCATC GGTGACCAGAAGTCTCAGTCTGCTAAAGCCAAGAGGTCCAGTGGAGGGGACGGCAAAGGCACCCTGACTAGGATCTTCAAAATG GGAAGCCGCAGCTCTTCTCCAGCCAGACGCTGA
- the LOC133401194 gene encoding myelin basic protein-like isoform X3, translating to MASASSSAQAAFGLGRRKKNPGVLDQIGKFFGGDKKKKSKGSFRGALSPAPQKASATSPRKRGPENAVVHFFRTIVSPAPPKSRGDQKSQSAKAKRSSGGDGKGTLTRIFKMGSRSSSPARR from the exons ATGGCATCGGCAAGCAGCTCCGCACAGGCCGCCTTCGGTCTGGGCCGCAGGAAGAAGAACCCCGGCGTTCTGGATCAGATTGGAAAATTCTTTGGAggggacaagaagaagaagagcaag GGGTCTTTCCGTGGGGCCCTCTCTCCCGCCCCCCAGAAAGCGTCTGCCACGTCCCCTCGTAAGCGGGGGCCAGAGAATGCGGTTGTACACTTCTTCCGTACCATC GTGTCTCCCGCCCCCCCAAAGTCAAGG GGTGACCAGAAGTCTCAGTCTGCTAAAGCCAAGAGGTCCAGTGGAGGGGACGGCAAAGGCACCCTGACTAGGATCTTCAAAATG GGAAGCCGCAGCTCTTCTCCAGCCAGACGCTGA
- the LOC133401193 gene encoding myelin basic protein-like: MGQRLGRRDSPTDKALSSETKDEGGPPAVTTPAEQPETHDEVFGRGETDANQNNGCISEKSAVTDSTGAEDPHSAWTSASTADPDVATPRPHLARLFSRDAPGREDNTFKERPSESDELQTIQEHSGAASECGSESPEQDLD, translated from the exons GCCTTATCATCTGAAACCAAAGATGAGGGAGGACCACCAGCAGTAACCACACCGGCAGAACAGCCTGAAACACACGATGAAGTCTTTG GAAGGGGTGAGACAGATGCGAACCAGAACAATGGCTGCATCTCGGAGAAGTCGGCGGTGACTGACTCCACAGGCGCTGAGGACCCCCACTCGGCCTGGACCTCCGCCAGCACAGCTGACCCTGACGTTGCCACGCCGCGCCCCCACCTGGCCCGCCTCTTCTCCCGAGATGCCCCGGGCCGAGAGGACAACACCTTCAAAGAGCGACCCTCTGAATCGGACGAGCTGCAGACTATCCAGGAGCACAGCGGAGCGGCTTCAGAGTGCGGGTCGGAGAGCCCTGAACAGGACCTAGACTAG
- the LOC133401194 gene encoding myelin basic protein-like isoform X1, whose amino-acid sequence MASASSSAQAAFGLGRRKKNPGVLDQIGKFFGGDKKKKSKGSFRGALSPAPQKASATSPRKRGPENAVVHFFRTIVSPAPPKSRWRGLAAKIGLGDQKSQSAKAKRSSGGDGKGTLTRIFKMGSRSSSPARR is encoded by the exons ATGGCATCGGCAAGCAGCTCCGCACAGGCCGCCTTCGGTCTGGGCCGCAGGAAGAAGAACCCCGGCGTTCTGGATCAGATTGGAAAATTCTTTGGAggggacaagaagaagaagagcaag GGGTCTTTCCGTGGGGCCCTCTCTCCCGCCCCCCAGAAAGCGTCTGCCACGTCCCCTCGTAAGCGGGGGCCAGAGAATGCGGTTGTACACTTCTTCCGTACCATC GTGTCTCCCGCCCCCCCAAAGTCAAGG TGGAGAGGACTAGCAGCCAAGATAGGTCTG GGTGACCAGAAGTCTCAGTCTGCTAAAGCCAAGAGGTCCAGTGGAGGGGACGGCAAAGGCACCCTGACTAGGATCTTCAAAATG GGAAGCCGCAGCTCTTCTCCAGCCAGACGCTGA